TCTGTCCGGGGAACTCGAGCAGGGGCTTCAGCTCCGCCGTGGTGCGAAAGTCAAACTGGCTCGCATCGCAGGTCTTGCGGAGCGATGCCACCGGCAACAGGTTGGCCTGGAGGGCTTGCGGTTCAGGCATGGTCGGCCCCCTTTGCAACGCCCAGGTGTTGGGCAAACCAGTCCCGCGCCAGGCGGGCCACCTCCTCCAGCTTGCCCGGCTCCTCAAAGAGGTGGGTAGCCCCCGGCACCACCACCAGCTTTTTCGTGCAAGTGAGCCGCTCAAAGGCCTGCTGGTTGAGCCGCAGCACCTCCACGTCCCACCCCCCCACAATCAGCAAGGTCGGGGCCCTGACCTTTTCCAGGGCATCCCCGGCCAGGTCGGGCCGCCCTCCCCGGGAAACCACCGCCCGCACCCGCGCAGGCTGCTGCGCTGCCGCGACCAGGGCCGCCGCCGCCCCGGTGCTGGCCCCAAAATAGGCCTGCTCCAGGGGCCGGGTCAGGGGGTTGAGGGCCAGCCAGTCGCTCGAGGCCACCAGGCGTTCGGCCAGCAAGCCAATATCAAAGCGGTACTGCCGGGTGTAATCGTCCAGTTGCTCCTCTTCGGCGGTCAGCAAATCAAAGAGCAGGGTCGCCAACCCAGCCTGTTGCAGTTCCTGGGCAATGTAGCGGTTGCGGGGGCTGTGCCGACTGCTGCCGCTACCGTGGGCAAAGATAACCATCCCCCTGGCCCCCGGAGGAATCCCCAGGTCACCCTGAAGCGCGGCTTCGGAGTCCAGAGGAATGAGGATGGACTCGGTCTGGACAGGTTGGCTTGCAGGCATAGCGCACCTCGTTTCCATAGAGCAACTTAACTTGACCCCTGTTCTCAGTCTGGAACCCCAAAATTACCAGGGCGTTACCATTTCGGCAGGAAGCGCTCCGGTCACGGCCCCATCAGGCCCTATACTGAGTCCGGGGCTTGTAAGGAACTTGGTACAGGCAAATCTATGGCAGGCCGATCCGAAATCAAAAACATGGCGCTGTTCTGCGATTTCGAGAACATTGCCCTGGGGGTGCGGGAGGCCCAGTACCCCCAGTTCAACATTCAAAAAATCCTCGAGCGGCTCCTGCTCAAGGGCAGCATCGTGGTTCGCAAAGCTTACTGCGACTGGGAGCGCTACAAGGAGTTCAAGGCCGCCATGCACGAGGCAGGGTTTGAGCTCATCGAGATTCCCCATACCCGCCTCTCGGGCAAAAACTCCGCCGATATCAGGCTGGTGGTGGATGCCCTCGACCTCTGCTACACCAAGTCCCATGTGGACACCTTTGTGGTGATTAGCGGCGACTCCGACTTCTCGCCCCTGGTGTCCAAGCTGCGTGAAAACAACCGGCTGGTAATTGGGGTGGGCGTGAAAAAGTCCACCTCGGACTTGCTGACCGCCGCCTGCGACGAGTTCATCTTCTACGACGACCTGGTGCAGGAAGAGGTCGCGCAAAAGCGGGCTGCCAAGCCCGGTAAAACGGCATCCAAAGCCAAGACCCCCAGCCAGAAGCCCGAAGACAAGCAGCAGGAGGCCCTCGAGCTGGTCCTCGAGACCCTTCTGGCCCTGCAAGCCGAGCGCGGCGGGGAGGAACGCATCCTGAGTTCGCTGGTCAAGCAAACCCTCAAGCGTCGCAAGCCTGGCTTCAATGAAGCCTCCTATGGCTTCCGCTCGTTTAGTGCGCTCCTGGAGGAAGCCCAGCGCCGGGGGCTGGTGCGCCTGGAGCGCGACGAGCGCTCGGGGGGCTACATTGTGTATCCTCGAGGGGAGTAACCCCACTCATCGCGTTTCCCACATTTACGCTACATGCGGTGCAGCGTAAATGAACCCACACGCCATAGCATCCAAAGGATGCTGTGTGGGGTATTCGTGGGAACCGCTCTCAGGGGCTGCGCTCGCCATGGAGCCCCCACTTGGCCTGGAAACTGGCCCTGTCCAGAGCGAAGTAGTCGCGGTTCTTTTCGATGTAGCCTTGCCACTGGGGCGGCACATCCTGCTCGATAAAAATGGCCGCTACCGGACAGGCCGGCACGCAAGCGCCGCAGTCTATACACTCGTCGGGGTTGATGAAAAGCATCACCTCGCCCTGGTCTTCCTCGAGCTTGGGGTGGATGCAATCCACCGGGCATACTGCAACACAGTCGCGGTGTTTGGCCCCCACACAGGGTTCGCAGATCACATGTGCCATACCATCACCTCACCCCTCTTTGCAGCGGCCTCCCCTTCAGGTAGCTCCAGCACCTGACCCCAACCCGATGGGTCGCGCCCCAGACTTGGCTTCAAGCTAAGGCAGGGAGATTACAAAAGCGTTACCAACTCATCATTTGGAATCGGTGCATAATACAAGCATGCTCCGCGACCTTCGCAGCGACTACACCTATGGCGCCCTCAGCGAGCAGGACGCCGACCCCAACCCCT
The DNA window shown above is from Meiothermus sp. CFH 77666 and carries:
- a CDS encoding dienelactone hydrolase family protein: MPASQPVQTESILIPLDSEAALQGDLGIPPGARGMVIFAHGSGSSRHSPRNRYIAQELQQAGLATLLFDLLTAEEEQLDDYTRQYRFDIGLLAERLVASSDWLALNPLTRPLEQAYFGASTGAAAALVAAAQQPARVRAVVSRGGRPDLAGDALEKVRAPTLLIVGGWDVEVLRLNQQAFERLTCTKKLVVVPGATHLFEEPGKLEEVARLARDWFAQHLGVAKGADHA
- a CDS encoding NYN domain-containing protein translates to MAGRSEIKNMALFCDFENIALGVREAQYPQFNIQKILERLLLKGSIVVRKAYCDWERYKEFKAAMHEAGFELIEIPHTRLSGKNSADIRLVVDALDLCYTKSHVDTFVVISGDSDFSPLVSKLRENNRLVIGVGVKKSTSDLLTAACDEFIFYDDLVQEEVAQKRAAKPGKTASKAKTPSQKPEDKQQEALELVLETLLALQAERGGEERILSSLVKQTLKRRKPGFNEASYGFRSFSALLEEAQRRGLVRLERDERSGGYIVYPRGE
- a CDS encoding ferredoxin family protein, translating into MAHVICEPCVGAKHRDCVAVCPVDCIHPKLEEDQGEVMLFINPDECIDCGACVPACPVAAIFIEQDVPPQWQGYIEKNRDYFALDRASFQAKWGLHGERSP